CGAGGCCATTTTCGGAATCGTAGAGGACCCTCCCGTTGATATTGATATATCCCTCGTCGGGTTTCATCAGTCCGGAGATACATTGCAGGGTCATGCTCTTGCCGCTGCCGGAAGGCCCCACAATGGAAAGTATCTCCCGATTGATAAAAAAGGAAACCTTCAGGCTGAACCCGGGCAGCGTCTTTTTTATTTTGACCTCGAACAATTGCCTTCCCCCCGGAAAATCATTGTTTTATATATGTATGAACATTGCGCTTCCAGTAATTGAGCAAAAATATGGATGTCATCGAAATGACCAGGATCACGGCTACCCATAGCAGTGCCTTCTCGTTGTTCCCCGCCGCCACCGCAAAATATATCGCCAGGGGAATGGTCTGTGTTTTGCCGGGTATGTTGCCGGCAAGCATCAGGGTTGCCCCGAATTCACCCAGAGATCGGGCAAAGGAGAGTATTATTCCGGCCATTATCCCCGGCCAGGCCATGGGTACGGTCACCCGCCAGAATACACTCCATTCCGAGGCTCCGAGTGTACGGGCTGCATTTTCGATGTTGGGTTCGATCTGTTCGAACGCCCCGCGAGTTGTCTGGTACATCAGCGGGAAAGCCACCACGGTGGAAGCAATGACCGTGGCCCACCAGGAAAAAATGACCGTGGTCCCCATCTTGAGAAAAAGTTTCCCCAGGGGGCCATGCTTTCCAAACAGTAACAGGAGCCCAAAACCGAGCACCGTGGGAGGCAAGACCAGGGGAAGGGTGAACAACCCATCAAGAACATCCCTGAACACTTTGTTTTTCCCCTGGTAGGAAGCCATCCAGCGGGCAGAGGCGATCCCCAGGAAAAAAGCAATAAATGTGGATACGGAAGCGGTTTTTAATGAAATCCATACTGGAACAAAATCAAGCTCGGGCATAAATATCTTCACTTGTCCTGTCAGTAATTTTTCTCTGTCCTTGTTTTGTACCATGCCGGGACGGATCCGGCCACTCCGCCCACCCTGCCCCTCTCCGTGGTGGAGAGGAGCAGTGTTGGCGGTATTTTTTCTACTTGCTCTTCATAACTACTGCAACGTTTTGAAGCCGTACTTTTCAAACACTTTGCCGGCTTCATTTCCAGCCAGATAATCGAGCAGCGCTTTTGCCTCTTCCTCATTCGGGCTATCCTTGATCAGCGCAACCGGGTAAGTCACCGGATCATGAGAATCTTCGGGGGCAACTGCTGCCACATCCACTTTGTCGGAGATCTGGGCATCGGTGCGGTAAACCGCTCCGGCCTGAACCGCTTCGGTTTCCACGTAACCCAGTACCTGGCGGACGTCCTTGCCCAACATGAGTTTTCCGCCACTTTCCAGCTCATCCCAGATACCCAGCGTGGTGAACGCTTCCTGGGCATATTTGCCCGCCGGGACCGATTCGGGGTCACCGATGGCGACGAGTTCGATCTCTTCCTTGGTCAGATCCGTGAATTCGCTGATTGCGGTAAAACCCTTGGGAACCACCAGAACCAGTTCATTCTGCAGCAGGTCAATCCTGGTGTCGTCCAGCAGTAAACCCCCCTCCTGGAGTTCATTCATCTGCTTGGAAGCTGCCGACATGAAAATATCCGCCGGGGCCCCCTGTTCGATCTGCTGCTGCAGAGCACCTGAAGAACCGAAATTGAACTCGATGTTTACATGGGGATTTTCTTCCTTGTAAAGTTCCCCGATTTCTTCCATGGCATCGGTAAGACTGGCGGCCACCGAAAGATTCAATGTGACCGGTTCCATTTCTTCGGCTTCTTCCGGCGCACAGCCGATCGGGGCCATGATCATGGCCAGAATCAGAGCCAGGGCACTGATGGAATACAATATATGACTTTTTTTCATTTGACTGATCCCTCCAATTTATTTTTGATCCCCAATATCGTGTTTTTTCGATCAAGTTTGGTAAAGTCATGACGTTACGTTTTCGCCAGGATATATCTATCCTGAAAATAACCGGGTCGTTTTTTTGACAATCAGCTCCTTTCAATGAAGACGAGGGTGATGACTGCTGATGCAGCACATTCCGGCGATAAACAATATATGTAGGGCAAAAAATGACAGCCCGGGCCCGGATCACACCGATCGGCTCCCTATACTAAAAATAACCGGAGCACTTGTTCAAGTTTTTCCGGTTATTTCAACTCGCATCTTTACACTCCTTTCCAAGAATGGGAGGCGCCGCAGTTTCCTGCCACACCCTACCGGCCAGTACACCTTTGCTACTGAGAGTTTAGGTGTAGGGGCTCAGAGTGATTTACAATACTGTCGACCTTCGTCTTCATTTTTCCAATCGGTTCTGTATTCGACATATGCGCATGAATATCCTGCATGCATCATGCTTCGGAAACATTTTTCCCTTTTCCCGGGGGCTTTGAAATCCGTCTTCAGCAGCCGATATCACCGGATTAGCGCCCTCAATCGTTTTCTCTTTTCATGCTACCGGCAACTCCTGCCGCCTGCTCTACATGCTTTTGGCGCAAAACCTTCTCAATCCCATCAGCGCGGCAGCCCCGGAAATCGTCGTTCCATAAAAAATCACCGGTTTCTCACCGATAAAATTGGTGATGCTCTTGTTGGCAATGGTGCTCCCCGTGGCCACGATCAGATCACACCATTCCAGTACTTCCTCCGTATCCTTTCTACCATCTTCGATTTCTACGCCGTATTTGACTGATCCGATATTATCCTCATCCAGATCCACCACCCTGATGGTGAATTTGCCGGCAAGCGCCTGGATCATACTCGGCTGATAGCCGACAAAGGCAA
Above is a genomic segment from Bacillota bacterium containing:
- the modB gene encoding molybdate ABC transporter permease subunit; protein product: MPELDFVPVWISLKTASVSTFIAFFLGIASARWMASYQGKNKVFRDVLDGLFTLPLVLPPTVLGFGLLLLFGKHGPLGKLFLKMGTTVIFSWWATVIASTVVAFPLMYQTTRGAFEQIEPNIENAARTLGASEWSVFWRVTVPMAWPGIMAGIILSFARSLGEFGATLMLAGNIPGKTQTIPLAIYFAVAAGNNEKALLWVAVILVISMTSIFLLNYWKRNVHTYIKQ
- the modA gene encoding molybdate ABC transporter substrate-binding protein, whose protein sequence is MKKSHILYSISALALILAMIMAPIGCAPEEAEEMEPVTLNLSVAASLTDAMEEIGELYKEENPHVNIEFNFGSSGALQQQIEQGAPADIFMSAASKQMNELQEGGLLLDDTRIDLLQNELVLVVPKGFTAISEFTDLTKEEIELVAIGDPESVPAGKYAQEAFTTLGIWDELESGGKLMLGKDVRQVLGYVETEAVQAGAVYRTDAQISDKVDVAAVAPEDSHDPVTYPVALIKDSPNEEEAKALLDYLAGNEAGKVFEKYGFKTLQ